A DNA window from Actinomadura coerulea contains the following coding sequences:
- a CDS encoding maleylpyruvate isomerase family mycothiol-dependent enzyme, whose translation MTNDRSPTMGRDMTRLLSLDATAVALIGHDVALIPDAAMADPTPCEGWTVTDLLHHMNERHEAIARTALPPLEPSADPRGDFALVAARCLAVLERAGETVTMPRLGPVPTEWVLGIHAVDMLVHRWDLARALRTTPAVPSWIAEAALPLARANTAPGSPLNGPGGAYRPPRAEEPSRPAIDNLAALLGRDPNWAPPR comes from the coding sequence TTGACGAACGACCGTTCGCCAACGATGGGACGCGACATGACCCGCCTGCTCAGCCTCGACGCCACCGCGGTGGCCCTGATCGGCCACGACGTGGCCCTGATCCCCGACGCCGCGATGGCGGACCCGACCCCCTGCGAGGGATGGACGGTCACGGACCTCCTCCACCACATGAACGAGCGGCACGAGGCCATCGCGCGGACCGCGCTGCCGCCCCTCGAACCCTCCGCCGACCCGCGCGGCGACTTCGCCCTGGTCGCCGCCCGCTGCCTCGCCGTCCTCGAACGGGCGGGCGAGACCGTCACCATGCCCCGGCTGGGCCCGGTGCCGACCGAGTGGGTGCTCGGCATCCACGCGGTCGACATGCTGGTCCACCGCTGGGACCTGGCGCGCGCGCTCCGCACCACGCCCGCCGTCCCGTCCTGGATCGCCGAGGCGGCGCTGCCTCTCGCCCGCGCCAACACCGCGCCCGGCAGCCCCCTCAACGGACCCGGGGGCGCCTACCGCCCCCCGCGGGCCGAGGAGCCGTCCCGCCCGGCGATCGACAACCTGGCCGCCCTCCTGGGCCGCGACCCGAACTGGGCACCCCCACGTTGA